From one Bacteroidota bacterium genomic stretch:
- a CDS encoding adenine phosphoribosyltransferase: MHTTLATRLDQSVRVIPDFPKPGIQFKDISPILLDPGLVHDCARALAAPYRSAGITLVAGIESRGFLLGPMLAQELDCGFVIVRKKGKLPGKTAERTYDLEYGTATIEVHTDHIKPGDRVLIHDDLLATGGTAAAAGHLCLQQGAELAGFCFLIELAALRGAEKLSTIHPSLVSLVRYD, encoded by the coding sequence ATGCATACCACGCTAGCCACCCGCTTAGATCAGTCCGTACGCGTTATTCCAGACTTCCCCAAGCCGGGCATCCAGTTCAAGGACATCAGCCCCATCCTGCTAGACCCCGGGCTGGTGCACGACTGTGCCCGGGCCCTGGCAGCCCCCTACCGGTCGGCGGGCATCACGCTGGTAGCGGGCATTGAGAGCCGGGGCTTCCTGCTAGGCCCCATGCTGGCACAGGAGCTGGACTGCGGCTTTGTGATTGTGCGTAAAAAGGGCAAACTGCCAGGCAAAACTGCCGAGCGCACCTACGACCTGGAGTACGGAACCGCCACCATAGAGGTGCACACAGACCATATAAAGCCTGGAGACCGGGTGCTGATACACGATGACCTGCTGGCCACCGGGGGCACGGCAGCGGCAGCGGGCCACCTGTGCCTGCAGCAGGGTGCCGAGCTAGCCGGCTTTTGCTTCCTCATCGAGCTGGCAGCACTGAGGGGAGCCGAGAAACTGAGCACAATTCATCCGTCGCTCGTTTCATTGGTCCGTTATGATTAG